A single window of Actinoallomurus bryophytorum DNA harbors:
- a CDS encoding alpha-amylase family glycosyl hydrolase → MEPQWVQYAIWWHVYPLGFTGADTTGTDRGLTHRLPRLEKWLDHAVRLGASGLALGPIFTSSTHGYDTIDHRRIDPRLGDDKDFDDLVAAAHARGLRVLLDGVFNHVGRDFPAFQRALRYGPNAPEADWFRFSWGAPEARYDTFEGHPGLVTLDHANPAVADYVTDVMGHWLARGVDGWRLDAAYAVPAEFWATVLPRVRQAHPEAYLVGEVIHGDYGAIVAESGLDSVTQYELWKAIWSSLSDRNLFELAWAFERHNAYLDVFTPQTFVGNHDVTRLASRLTDERHLGHALVVLLTTGGTPSIYYGDEYAFRGVKEERAGGDDAIRPAYPDDPAQLPEDGSATFRLHQDLIGLRRRHPWLHRARTRVVDLANEHLVYESADGDDRLIVALNLSDSELTHRSLDSATVIGRSEPADNGNAIPANGWLIAEPG, encoded by the coding sequence ATGGAGCCGCAATGGGTGCAGTACGCGATCTGGTGGCACGTCTACCCGCTGGGTTTCACCGGGGCCGACACCACCGGCACCGATCGCGGGCTCACCCACCGGCTGCCGCGGCTGGAGAAGTGGCTGGACCACGCCGTACGGCTCGGCGCCTCCGGCCTGGCACTCGGCCCGATCTTCACCTCCTCCACGCACGGCTACGACACGATCGACCATCGGCGGATCGACCCGCGGCTGGGCGACGACAAGGACTTCGACGATCTCGTGGCCGCCGCGCACGCCCGTGGCCTCCGGGTGTTGCTGGACGGCGTCTTCAACCACGTCGGCCGGGACTTCCCCGCCTTCCAGCGCGCACTCCGCTACGGTCCGAACGCCCCGGAGGCGGACTGGTTCCGCTTCTCCTGGGGCGCGCCGGAAGCGCGCTATGACACGTTCGAGGGCCACCCGGGGCTGGTCACGCTCGACCACGCGAACCCCGCCGTGGCCGACTACGTCACCGATGTCATGGGCCACTGGCTGGCACGCGGCGTGGACGGCTGGCGGCTGGACGCCGCCTACGCCGTACCCGCGGAGTTCTGGGCCACCGTGCTCCCCCGGGTCCGCCAGGCCCATCCCGAGGCGTACCTGGTCGGCGAGGTCATCCACGGTGACTACGGCGCGATCGTGGCCGAGAGCGGGCTGGACTCCGTCACGCAGTACGAACTCTGGAAGGCCATCTGGAGCTCGCTGAGCGACCGGAACCTGTTCGAGCTCGCCTGGGCGTTCGAGCGCCACAACGCCTACCTGGACGTGTTCACGCCGCAGACGTTCGTCGGGAACCACGACGTGACCCGTCTGGCCAGCAGGCTCACCGACGAACGCCACCTCGGCCACGCCCTGGTCGTGCTGCTCACCACCGGCGGCACCCCGTCGATCTACTACGGCGACGAGTACGCCTTCCGCGGGGTCAAGGAGGAACGCGCCGGCGGGGACGACGCCATTCGCCCGGCCTACCCCGACGACCCGGCACAGCTCCCCGAGGACGGTTCGGCCACCTTCCGGCTGCACCAGGACCTCATCGGCCTGCGCCGCCGTCACCCCTGGCTGCACCGGGCGCGGACACGCGTCGTCGACCTGGCGAACGAGCACCTGGTCTACGAGAGCGCCGACGGCGACGACCGGCTGATCGTGGCGCTCAACCTGAGCGACTCCGAACTCACCCACCGTTCACTGGACTCCGCCACGGTCATCGGCCGCTCGGAGCCCGCGGACAACGGCAACGCGATCCCCGCGAACGGCTGGCTCATCGCCGAACCCGGCTAG
- a CDS encoding EF-hand domain-containing protein translates to MTMLSAFRHRKLSAGFNELDVDGDGRVGNDDIESLIKNHGTAYGYAEGTPEYEALAQRTRDVWAQLKQFDSSGDGEVTLEEYVAGFAAFLDQRDAFMNSMDVLVDAFYALADQDRDGRVGENELIMHFRAWNHSEDQAREAFRHLDRNTNGAISKAEWMANLEEFYYSEDPEAPGNWLAPLPPA, encoded by the coding sequence ATGACCATGTTGTCCGCATTTCGCCATAGAAAACTCTCGGCCGGTTTCAACGAACTGGACGTCGACGGGGACGGTCGCGTCGGCAACGATGACATCGAGTCCCTCATCAAGAACCACGGCACTGCGTACGGATACGCCGAGGGCACGCCCGAGTACGAGGCCCTCGCCCAGCGGACCAGGGACGTTTGGGCGCAGCTCAAGCAGTTCGACTCCTCCGGCGACGGCGAGGTGACCCTCGAGGAGTACGTCGCGGGTTTCGCCGCGTTCCTGGATCAGCGAGACGCTTTTATGAACAGCATGGACGTGCTGGTCGACGCCTTCTACGCCCTGGCGGACCAAGATCGCGACGGGCGTGTCGGTGAAAACGAATTGATCATGCATTTCCGTGCCTGGAACCACTCCGAAGATCAGGCTAGAGAGGCATTTCGGCACCTCGACCGGAACACCAACGGGGCCATCTCCAAGGCGGAATGGATGGCGAACCTCGAGGAGTTCTATTACAGCGAGGATCCGGAGGCGCCGGGAAACTGGCTGGCGCCCCTTCCACCGGCCTGA
- a CDS encoding FAD-dependent oxidoreductase, giving the protein MDVETDVLIVGSGPAGGAAALLLSTYGVDNIVVTKYGRLADTPRAHITNQRTMEVLRDAGVEDEVIAQATPQELMGDTVFCASLAGEELGRLRTWYTHPERLAEHVLASPTRICDMPQHLMEPVLVDNAVARGTKFRFDTEYVSLDQDDDGVTATVRDRLRGDTYRIRAKYLIGADGGRSQVADDIGLPLVGQMGVAGSINIVFEADLSHLVAHRPSILYWVLQTGSEVGGIGMGLVRCVRPWHEWLIVWGYDINGDPPDLTEEYARQIAHHLIGDDTIPVTIKSSSAWTVNHLYAEHYQRGRVFCAGDAVHRHPPSNGLGSNTSIQDAYNLAWKLALVLKGTAGPALLETYSTERAPVGRQIVDRANKSIADTARIFEALGLLSTEDPDQMRANMAARKEATPEAEKQRQALRDAIEYKNYEFNTLGVELNQRYTSAAIVADGSPDPGYERDAELYHQATTRPGAKLPHAWVGRDGHRVSTLDLGGHGHFTLFTGIGGDAWVSAARRVGAGLGVEITPVVIGPGQEYEDLYDDWARLRETADAGCVLTRPDNHVCYRHQDLADDPAGALEEAMRRILAPMT; this is encoded by the coding sequence ATGGACGTCGAGACGGATGTTCTGATCGTGGGCAGCGGCCCGGCGGGCGGCGCGGCGGCGCTGCTCCTGAGCACGTACGGCGTCGACAACATCGTCGTCACCAAGTACGGGCGGCTGGCCGACACGCCGCGGGCGCACATCACCAACCAGCGCACGATGGAGGTGCTGCGCGACGCCGGGGTCGAGGACGAGGTCATCGCGCAGGCCACGCCGCAGGAACTGATGGGCGACACGGTGTTCTGCGCGAGCCTGGCCGGTGAGGAGCTCGGCCGGCTGCGGACGTGGTACACCCATCCCGAGCGGCTCGCCGAGCACGTTCTCGCGTCCCCCACGCGGATCTGTGACATGCCCCAGCACCTGATGGAACCCGTGCTCGTGGACAACGCGGTCGCCCGTGGCACGAAGTTCCGGTTCGACACCGAGTACGTGTCGCTGGACCAGGACGACGACGGGGTGACCGCGACGGTACGCGACCGGCTGCGCGGCGACACGTACCGCATCCGGGCGAAGTACCTCATCGGCGCGGACGGCGGCCGCAGCCAGGTGGCCGACGACATCGGCCTGCCGCTGGTCGGCCAGATGGGCGTCGCGGGCAGCATCAACATCGTCTTCGAGGCCGACCTGTCGCACCTGGTGGCCCACCGGCCGAGCATTCTCTACTGGGTGCTGCAGACCGGCTCGGAGGTCGGCGGGATCGGCATGGGCCTGGTCAGGTGCGTACGGCCCTGGCACGAATGGCTGATCGTGTGGGGCTACGACATCAACGGCGACCCGCCCGACCTGACCGAGGAGTACGCGCGGCAGATCGCACACCACCTCATCGGCGACGACACGATCCCGGTCACCATCAAGTCCTCCTCGGCGTGGACGGTCAACCACCTGTACGCCGAGCACTACCAGCGCGGGCGGGTGTTCTGCGCCGGCGACGCCGTACACCGCCATCCGCCGTCCAACGGGCTGGGCTCCAACACCTCGATCCAGGACGCCTACAACCTCGCGTGGAAGCTGGCGCTCGTTCTGAAGGGCACCGCGGGCCCCGCGCTGCTGGAGACCTACTCCACCGAGCGTGCGCCGGTCGGCCGCCAGATCGTCGACCGCGCCAACAAGAGCATCGCCGACACCGCACGGATCTTCGAGGCGCTCGGCCTGCTGTCGACCGAGGACCCGGACCAGATGCGCGCGAACATGGCCGCGCGCAAAGAGGCGACGCCGGAGGCGGAGAAGCAGCGGCAGGCGCTGCGCGATGCCATCGAGTACAAGAACTATGAGTTCAACACCCTCGGCGTGGAGCTGAACCAGCGGTACACCTCGGCGGCGATCGTCGCCGACGGCTCTCCGGATCCCGGGTACGAACGCGACGCCGAGCTGTACCACCAGGCCACCACGCGCCCGGGCGCCAAGCTCCCGCACGCCTGGGTCGGCCGGGACGGTCACCGCGTCTCCACGCTCGACCTGGGCGGTCACGGGCACTTCACCCTGTTCACCGGCATCGGTGGAGACGCCTGGGTGTCGGCCGCGCGTCGTGTCGGCGCCGGGCTCGGCGTCGAGATCACCCCCGTGGTCATCGGGCCCGGCCAGGAGTACGAGGACCTGTACGACGACTGGGCACGTCTTCGGGAAACGGCCGACGCGGGCTGTGTTCTCACCCGGCCCGACAACCACGTCTGCTACCGCCACCAGGACCTGGCCGACGATCCCGCCGGCGCGCTCGAAGAGGCGATGCGCCGGATTCTGGCCCCCATGACGTGA
- a CDS encoding maleylacetate reductase and hydroxyquinol 1,2-dioxygenase domain-containing protein, which translates to MRMRSFVYTSHPSRVVFGAGTAGQVRDEVARLGRSRALVLSGPRLAAAAGRVREALGPMAVAGFDGAAMHTPVEATERALRVAQEHAADCLVAVGGGSTTGLAKALALRTDLPQIVLPTTYAGSEVTPVVGQTADGRKTTRSSPSVLPETVIYDVDLTLDLPVALSVTSGVNALAHAVEALYSPQAGPLTDEMAVDAIARMARALPRIAADPADREARADALQAAWQAGVCLGTVGSGLHHKLCHTLGGSFGLPHSETHTVVLPHVMAYNAPAVPEVMDRIAAALGVTDAPTGMFDLVTRLNGPTALRSLGMAEADLPRAAELATPYAGPREATAEEVTGLLRDAWAGRRPEPRRPSGLTEQVVATFDHAPDPRTGRLLADLVRHLHHFVTANDVTEDEWRHAIDFLTRTGQISSATRQEFVLLSDVLGVSSMVDQLTNSRTPDTTPSAVLGPFYVEGPPEMAQGADISGGLHGTPLWADIRITDLDGAPVPGAVVDVWQSNEDGFYDVQLPDLDGPVLRARLRGDADGRLRFWSILPSEYPIPVDGPVGRLLEAAGRHEYRAPHLHFMITAPGFQRLVTQLFVAGGAYLDSDAVFGVKEALVVDYVPRNGPAPDGRRVDGEWRSLEFTFRLAGHRPAVHTEE; encoded by the coding sequence ATGCGGATGCGGTCCTTCGTCTACACCTCCCACCCGTCACGGGTGGTCTTCGGGGCCGGCACGGCCGGTCAGGTCCGCGACGAGGTCGCGCGGCTGGGCCGTTCACGCGCGCTGGTGCTCAGCGGCCCGCGGCTGGCGGCGGCGGCCGGGCGCGTACGCGAGGCGCTCGGGCCGATGGCCGTGGCCGGGTTCGACGGCGCGGCGATGCACACCCCGGTCGAGGCGACCGAGCGTGCGCTGCGCGTCGCACAGGAGCACGCGGCGGACTGCCTGGTGGCCGTCGGCGGCGGCTCGACCACGGGCCTGGCCAAGGCGCTGGCGCTCCGCACCGATCTCCCGCAGATCGTCCTGCCCACGACGTACGCGGGATCGGAGGTCACCCCGGTCGTCGGGCAGACGGCCGACGGTCGCAAGACCACCCGGTCCTCGCCCTCGGTGCTGCCCGAGACCGTCATCTACGACGTCGACCTGACGCTGGACCTGCCCGTGGCCCTGTCGGTCACCAGCGGCGTCAACGCGCTCGCGCACGCGGTGGAGGCGCTGTACTCACCCCAGGCGGGCCCGCTCACCGACGAGATGGCCGTGGACGCGATCGCCCGGATGGCGCGCGCCCTTCCCCGTATCGCCGCCGATCCGGCGGACCGTGAGGCGCGCGCCGACGCGTTGCAGGCGGCCTGGCAGGCGGGCGTCTGTCTCGGAACGGTGGGCTCGGGGTTGCACCACAAGCTGTGCCACACGCTGGGCGGCTCGTTCGGCCTGCCGCACTCCGAGACGCACACGGTCGTGCTGCCGCACGTCATGGCCTACAACGCGCCCGCGGTCCCGGAGGTCATGGACCGCATCGCCGCCGCGCTCGGCGTCACCGACGCGCCGACCGGGATGTTCGACCTGGTCACCCGGCTGAACGGGCCGACCGCACTGCGGTCACTGGGCATGGCGGAGGCGGACCTGCCCCGCGCGGCCGAACTCGCCACGCCGTACGCGGGCCCACGCGAGGCGACGGCCGAGGAGGTCACGGGCCTGCTGCGCGACGCCTGGGCCGGGCGCCGCCCCGAGCCACGGCGCCCGTCCGGGCTCACCGAACAGGTCGTGGCCACCTTCGACCACGCGCCGGACCCGAGGACCGGGCGGCTGCTGGCCGATCTCGTACGGCACCTGCACCACTTCGTGACCGCCAATGACGTCACCGAGGACGAGTGGCGCCACGCCATCGACTTCCTCACCCGTACCGGCCAGATCTCCAGCGCCACGCGGCAGGAGTTCGTGCTGCTGTCGGACGTCCTGGGCGTGTCCAGCATGGTCGACCAGCTGACCAACTCCCGTACCCCCGACACGACACCGTCGGCGGTGCTCGGGCCGTTCTACGTCGAGGGTCCGCCCGAGATGGCGCAGGGCGCGGACATCTCCGGCGGGCTGCACGGGACGCCGCTGTGGGCCGACATCCGGATCACCGACCTGGACGGAGCCCCGGTCCCGGGTGCCGTGGTCGACGTGTGGCAGTCCAACGAGGACGGCTTCTACGACGTCCAGCTGCCCGACCTGGACGGTCCCGTACTGCGCGCCCGGCTGCGCGGCGACGCCGACGGGCGGCTGAGGTTCTGGTCGATCCTGCCCTCGGAGTACCCGATTCCCGTCGACGGCCCGGTCGGCCGGCTGCTCGAGGCGGCGGGCCGGCACGAGTACCGGGCGCCGCACCTCCACTTCATGATCACGGCGCCCGGCTTCCAGCGGCTGGTCACCCAGCTGTTCGTCGCCGGAGGCGCGTACCTGGACTCCGACGCCGTGTTCGGCGTCAAGGAGGCCCTGGTGGTCGACTACGTCCCGCGGAACGGGCCGGCACCCGACGGGCGCCGCGTGGACGGCGAGTGGCGCTCGCTGGAGTTCACGTTCCGCCTCGCCGGGCACCGTCCGGCGGTGCACACCGAGGAGTGA
- a CDS encoding AraC family transcriptional regulator → MAELGLRDTGGILRQPWIHPERTSAGLGWQQMYVSTQHELPYRAAFDAASSHLLILHLTGPVTVRRGRYGLTRSRRIPSGGMFVHPAGKDLTVELGGELDTVHVYVSDAAVQEASGAGRPVELGEEFGASDPLLEQLVLSLDGALRGWEPSALTYVDQLRCMLAAQLARRCSVEQREPPSPAGLTGQGFAAVRELLEARLAEPIPLADMAAVAGLSVSQFSRRFKATTGLSPHRFLLRLRVEQAGRMLRTGTLPIADVAIACGFSHQEHLTRVMRAHLGTTPAALRRTG, encoded by the coding sequence ATGGCAGAGCTGGGCCTCCGTGACACGGGCGGCATCCTCCGCCAGCCCTGGATCCATCCGGAGCGGACCAGCGCGGGACTCGGCTGGCAGCAGATGTACGTCTCGACCCAGCACGAGCTTCCGTACCGGGCCGCGTTCGACGCGGCGAGCAGCCATCTGCTGATCCTGCATCTCACCGGGCCGGTCACCGTACGGCGCGGGCGGTACGGCCTGACACGCTCGCGGCGGATTCCCTCCGGCGGGATGTTCGTGCACCCCGCCGGCAAGGACCTGACCGTGGAGCTCGGCGGCGAGCTGGACACCGTCCACGTCTACGTCAGTGACGCGGCCGTGCAGGAGGCGAGCGGCGCGGGCCGTCCCGTCGAGCTCGGCGAGGAGTTCGGGGCCTCCGATCCGCTGCTCGAACAGCTCGTGCTGTCCCTCGACGGGGCTCTGCGCGGCTGGGAGCCCTCCGCGCTGACCTACGTCGACCAGCTCCGCTGCATGCTCGCCGCGCAGCTGGCGCGCCGCTGCTCCGTGGAGCAACGGGAGCCGCCCTCGCCGGCGGGCCTGACCGGGCAGGGGTTCGCCGCGGTACGCGAGTTGCTCGAGGCGCGTCTGGCCGAGCCGATACCGCTGGCGGACATGGCCGCGGTCGCCGGGCTGAGCGTCAGCCAGTTCTCCCGGCGGTTCAAGGCGACGACCGGCCTCAGCCCCCACCGGTTCCTCCTGCGGCTCCGGGTCGAACAGGCCGGGCGGATGCTGCGCACCGGCACGCTGCCCATCGCCGACGTCGCGATCGCGTGCGGTTTCTCGCACCAGGAACACCTGACGCGCGTGATGCGCGCCCACCTCGGCACGACGCCGGCCGCGCTGCGCCGCACCGGCTGA
- a CDS encoding potassium transporter Kup, protein MTEPDAETSASSSSPSAGRSASLALLLGALGVVYGDIGTSPLYALQTVFSIDNGAVRPTSGDVYGVISTVFWTITLVVSVKYVLFILRADNDGEGGVMALAALVRRVLGDVRGRAVALMALGVFGASLFYGDSVITPAISVLSAVEGLKVAAPSLSHVVVPVAATILTLLFVAQRWGTHRVGSLFGPVMVVWFAALAAGGLNEVVRQPRILAGLSPTYVGAFVFDHPYIAFIAMGAVVLAITGAEALYADMGHFGRKPIRRAWFAVVFPALTLNYLGQGALILRHPANHTSPFFLLFPGWARLPMVVLATVATVIASQAVITGAFSVSRQAVRLGFLPYLRIRHTSPHEVGQVYVPAVNWILYVGVLVLMLGFRSSERLATAYGVAVTGTFLITTTLFLTVARVHWKWAMWKVVLAAVVIGGAELTYFAANLTKVLHGGWLPLLIAVSVFTIMKTWERGRQIVTARRTEREGPLPAFVEKLRETKVTRVPGTAVFPHPTKETTPLALRANVEHNHVVHEHVVIVSALAQNVPHIPEADRISVDDLGYRDDGILHLTVRYGFQDEQNLASALRQAAAARGELGGELDLDPDQASYFVSRVTLRLTHAPGMRMWRKRLFLALANNAASPAEYFGLPEPRTVVMGQQVDI, encoded by the coding sequence ATGACAGAGCCCGATGCCGAGACCTCGGCCTCCTCCTCGAGCCCGTCCGCCGGCCGGTCGGCGAGTCTGGCGCTGTTGCTGGGGGCGCTCGGCGTCGTCTACGGCGACATCGGCACCAGCCCGCTGTACGCGCTGCAGACGGTGTTCTCGATCGACAACGGCGCGGTCCGCCCGACGAGCGGTGACGTGTACGGCGTCATCTCGACGGTCTTCTGGACGATCACGCTGGTCGTGTCGGTGAAGTACGTCCTGTTCATCCTGCGCGCCGACAACGACGGTGAGGGTGGCGTGATGGCGCTGGCCGCCCTGGTGCGCAGGGTGCTGGGCGACGTACGCGGCAGGGCGGTCGCGCTGATGGCGCTCGGGGTGTTCGGCGCCTCGCTGTTCTACGGCGACAGCGTGATCACGCCGGCGATCTCGGTGCTGTCCGCGGTGGAAGGACTCAAGGTCGCCGCGCCCAGCCTCTCCCATGTGGTCGTCCCCGTCGCCGCGACGATCCTGACCCTGCTGTTCGTCGCGCAGCGGTGGGGCACGCACCGGGTCGGGAGCCTGTTCGGGCCGGTGATGGTGGTTTGGTTCGCGGCACTCGCAGCCGGGGGACTGAACGAGGTCGTCCGGCAGCCGCGCATCCTGGCCGGGCTGTCACCCACGTACGTCGGCGCCTTCGTGTTCGACCATCCCTACATCGCGTTCATCGCGATGGGCGCGGTCGTGCTGGCGATCACCGGTGCCGAGGCCCTGTACGCCGACATGGGTCACTTCGGCCGCAAGCCCATCCGGCGCGCCTGGTTCGCGGTCGTCTTCCCCGCGCTGACGCTGAACTACCTCGGCCAGGGCGCGCTGATCCTGCGTCACCCGGCGAACCACACGTCACCGTTCTTCCTGCTGTTCCCCGGCTGGGCGCGCCTCCCGATGGTGGTGCTGGCGACGGTCGCGACCGTGATCGCCTCGCAGGCGGTGATCACCGGGGCCTTCTCGGTGTCACGGCAGGCGGTACGCCTGGGATTCCTGCCGTACCTGCGGATCCGGCACACCTCACCGCACGAGGTCGGCCAGGTGTACGTACCCGCCGTCAACTGGATCCTGTACGTCGGCGTGCTGGTGCTGATGCTGGGGTTCCGTTCGTCCGAACGCCTGGCCACGGCGTACGGCGTGGCGGTCACCGGCACGTTCCTCATCACCACCACCCTGTTCCTGACCGTGGCGCGGGTGCACTGGAAGTGGGCCATGTGGAAGGTCGTGCTGGCCGCGGTCGTGATCGGGGGCGCCGAGCTCACCTACTTCGCGGCGAACCTCACCAAGGTCCTGCACGGCGGCTGGCTGCCGTTGCTGATCGCGGTCTCGGTGTTCACGATCATGAAGACCTGGGAGCGGGGCCGTCAGATCGTCACGGCCCGGCGGACGGAGCGCGAAGGGCCGCTGCCGGCGTTCGTGGAGAAGCTGCGCGAGACGAAGGTCACCCGTGTGCCCGGGACCGCGGTCTTCCCCCACCCGACGAAGGAGACCACTCCGCTGGCGCTGCGCGCGAACGTCGAGCACAACCACGTCGTGCACGAGCACGTCGTGATCGTCTCGGCACTCGCGCAGAACGTGCCGCACATCCCGGAGGCGGACCGCATCTCCGTCGACGACCTCGGCTACCGCGACGACGGCATCCTCCACCTCACCGTCCGGTACGGCTTCCAGGACGAGCAGAACCTCGCGTCGGCACTGCGCCAGGCGGCCGCGGCACGGGGAGAGCTCGGTGGCGAGCTCGACCTCGACCCGGACCAGGCCTCCTACTTCGTGTCCCGGGTGACCCTGCGCCTCACCCACGCTCCCGGCATGCGCATGTGGCGCAAGCGGCTGTTCCTCGCGCTGGCCAACAACGCGGCGAGCCCGGCGGAGTACTTCGGCCTTCCTGAGCCGCGTACCGTCGTCATGGGACAGCAGGTCGACATCTGA
- a CDS encoding dipeptidase, with translation MTRPDPAPDLPPLLWDQHCALPLTPDADVGRLLRFRDAGASFVSVNVGYRPNDTDSTLRVLDSFRRQVAADERLSLASSADDVDAARASGRLAVAFDLEDANPLEGRLELVERYHRLGVRTLLPTYNYRNEAGSGCMDTADGGLTAYGRALVREMNQVGMVADGSHCSARTGLDLCEVSTRPVIYSHTCMRSVWEHERNITDEQARACAATGGVIGITGVGIFLGPNDVSVDAVIRHIDHAVEIVGPEHVGIGTDYPFDLADFNQELSDNPELFPESYRRWGPIRFVEPEALPPVAAALADRGYPDEAIAGILGGNFLRIARQGWDTDT, from the coding sequence GTGACGCGACCAGACCCCGCCCCCGACCTGCCACCGCTGCTGTGGGACCAGCACTGCGCCCTGCCGCTGACACCCGATGCCGACGTCGGGCGGTTGCTGCGCTTCCGCGACGCCGGGGCGAGCTTCGTCTCGGTCAACGTCGGCTACCGGCCGAACGACACGGACTCGACGCTCCGGGTGCTGGACTCGTTCCGGCGGCAGGTCGCCGCGGACGAGCGTCTTTCGCTCGCGAGCTCGGCGGACGACGTGGACGCGGCGCGTGCGTCCGGCCGGCTGGCCGTGGCCTTCGACCTGGAAGACGCGAACCCGCTGGAGGGGCGTCTCGAACTCGTCGAGCGCTACCACCGCCTCGGAGTGCGGACGCTCCTGCCCACCTACAACTACCGGAACGAGGCGGGCTCGGGGTGTATGGACACCGCCGACGGCGGCCTCACCGCGTACGGACGCGCGCTGGTGCGGGAGATGAACCAGGTCGGCATGGTCGCCGACGGCTCGCACTGCAGCGCGCGTACCGGACTGGACCTGTGTGAGGTCTCCACCCGCCCGGTCATCTACAGCCACACCTGCATGCGGTCGGTGTGGGAGCACGAGCGCAACATCACTGACGAACAGGCGAGGGCCTGCGCCGCGACCGGCGGGGTGATCGGCATCACCGGTGTGGGGATCTTCCTCGGGCCCAACGACGTCAGCGTCGACGCGGTGATCCGCCACATCGACCACGCGGTGGAGATCGTGGGACCGGAGCATGTCGGGATCGGCACCGACTACCCCTTCGATCTCGCCGACTTCAACCAGGAGCTCAGCGACAACCCGGAGCTGTTCCCCGAAAGCTACCGGCGCTGGGGACCGATCCGCTTCGTCGAACCGGAGGCGCTCCCACCCGTCGCGGCCGCTCTCGCCGATCGCGGATACCCCGATGAGGCCATCGCCGGCATCCTCGGCGGTAACTTTCTCAGGATCGCTCGCCAGGGCTGGGACACGGACACCTAG
- a CDS encoding MFS transporter — protein sequence MTACMDITADAPASVAPRPRLLTLPLVLVFLTNFGAMTGFYLLLSVVPLFATSIGVGGVGAGMSTGALMLSTVAAELVTPALVARYGRRPVLTTGLVLLGAPALALPGASGLTAILVVCVVRGVGFAIMVVTVGALVAELVPASRRGEGLGLSGVVATVPAVVALPLGVWLANRVGYTPVFVAGAVTTLAGVVAVLCLPRGEARQEPGRSLGVLAGLRTPALARPSVVFSATAMAAGIVTTFVPAAVGGATGDVAVLALLVQAVAATASRWWAGRYGDRHGAARLLAPAVLVAAVGMLALVLVRNPAAVMVGMVLFGAGFGAAQSASLAAMFDRVRPTGYGAVSAVWNIAYDSGYGLGSIGFGLLAVHTGYPGAFALTALATISVLPLTRGGARAGKRSFESAPSEV from the coding sequence ATGACCGCATGCATGGACATCACAGCCGACGCGCCGGCGAGCGTCGCGCCCCGGCCACGACTTCTGACACTGCCGCTGGTCCTGGTGTTCCTCACCAACTTCGGCGCGATGACCGGCTTCTACCTCCTGCTCTCCGTGGTGCCGCTGTTCGCCACGTCGATCGGTGTCGGCGGTGTCGGGGCCGGGATGTCCACCGGTGCGCTGATGCTGTCCACGGTGGCCGCTGAGCTGGTCACGCCGGCCCTGGTCGCCCGGTACGGCCGGCGACCGGTGCTGACCACCGGTCTCGTCCTCCTCGGGGCCCCGGCTCTGGCACTGCCGGGCGCCTCGGGCCTGACCGCGATCCTGGTCGTCTGCGTCGTACGCGGCGTGGGTTTCGCGATCATGGTCGTGACCGTCGGCGCACTGGTCGCCGAGCTGGTCCCGGCGTCGCGTCGCGGGGAGGGGCTCGGCCTGTCCGGGGTCGTGGCGACCGTACCGGCGGTGGTCGCGCTTCCCCTGGGCGTCTGGCTCGCGAACCGGGTCGGCTACACGCCGGTCTTCGTCGCGGGAGCCGTGACCACACTGGCCGGCGTCGTCGCGGTGCTCTGCCTGCCACGCGGAGAGGCGAGGCAGGAGCCGGGACGGTCACTCGGGGTCCTCGCAGGGCTGCGGACCCCGGCCCTCGCCCGGCCCTCGGTCGTCTTCTCCGCCACCGCGATGGCGGCCGGAATCGTCACCACGTTCGTCCCCGCCGCGGTGGGCGGTGCCACCGGTGACGTCGCCGTGCTCGCCCTGCTCGTCCAGGCCGTGGCGGCGACCGCGTCCCGCTGGTGGGCCGGCCGGTACGGCGACCGCCACGGCGCGGCCCGGCTGCTGGCGCCCGCCGTACTCGTCGCGGCCGTGGGGATGCTCGCGCTGGTCCTGGTGAGGAACCCGGCCGCGGTGATGGTCGGCATGGTGCTCTTCGGCGCCGGCTTCGGCGCCGCGCAGAGCGCGAGCCTGGCGGCGATGTTCGACCGGGTGCGCCCGACGGGCTACGGCGCGGTGAGTGCCGTGTGGAACATCGCCTACGACTCCGGGTACGGGCTGGGCTCCATCGGCTTCGGCTTGCTCGCGGTCCACACCGGCTACCCCGGCGCCTTCGCGCTGACCGCCCTCGCGACGATCAGCGTCCTCCCGCTCACGCGTGGCGGGGCGCGCGCGGGGAAGAGATCATTCGAATCCGCCCCCTCGGAGGTATGA